The sequence TACTCCTTGGGTGTCTCCACCTCGAAAGGTGTGCATCTGCGAAAGATCTCCGTAGATATCGTACACATATCGAGCAGGATAGACTGCGTTGCCCGCGTGCCGGACCACTCTTCCAGCAGAGTCATATTCACTAAGCACGATGGCTCCTCCCTGTTCCGTAACCTGCTTCAGACGACCGGCGTTGGGATGGGCACTGTCCGGGTAGTATTCGTAAAGGGCAACTATGCTGGAATCAAACGCACCTGCGGCACGGACTTTTTCCATCTTGCAGCGCTCTCTGATAGTGCCATCCGGAAGATCATCGTATTCCCAGAGGCGACTCACACCCGATGGAGTCGTAGTAGAAATCAACCTTTCAAGCCCATCGTACTCGTGGGAGTAGGTTCCCGTCCCTTGCGAGGCACTCTCAGAAACGAGCAGTCCATTCAAGTAGGTGCTTATCTTTGTCAGACTGGACCGATTCGTAGTGACTGCCGTGGTCACAATCTTATTCGCGGGGTCAAGTACCGTTGCAGTGGCAGTTATCGTTCCATTTGAGTCAATTTCCTGAGTGAGTGTGCTTGCCGAGCCTGTCAATTTGCGCCTTTCCACACGGGTGACGAAGTCATTGCGGCTCGCTTCATTGAGCGTCTCAATTGTTTTGATGACTTCCCACCAAGCCCCACCTTCCTCCTCATAACCCACCTCGGTGGCAGTGATCGGCTCTCCCAAATCGGCATTCAACACTCCATTTCCGTTCAAATCCGATCCGTTCATACATGGGCGGCCAAAGAGATCAAATGCAAACAATTTCGTTGCTACGCCCGTAGCTTCAGTCCGTATGCGCTGCCCCCGTGAGTTGTATTGATGGGTGGTTATGAGCGATGCAGCAGACGCGACAGGACTAGGTCGTTCTTCCTCTATCAACCATCCCAAGCTATTGATCGTTAGCGCGCTCCATCGCTGGCTATTTTCCGTTCCATAGCGGATAGTCTCTGTGATCGAGCCGTTGGCGTTAACCACATAAGTGTGATATTCAGGTACTACAGCGGTACCTGTAATGCTCTTGAGCCGGCCATCCAGATAACTTTCAACGATACAAGTGCCTCCATCGGCAAAAGTTTCGGTGACCCTCAATCCCCCAAGACCGTAAGACGTCGTAACTGCCCGACCAAGTTCATCGACAGAGACGACCGCACGGCCCGCCAAGTCCCGCGTGCCAGATTGAACTCTTTTCAGAGCTCCCGCGGTTGTGGTGGTAATTACGGTAAAGCCGCTTTCAGCACTGGTTGTCACGATATCCGGCGCCCCATTCGCGCCCAGCTTTGCCGTGCTGATGGTTTCACCGGACTCCGGATCGATCGTCGTACGGATTGTGATACCGTGACGGTCGGTCTCCTCACGGGTGGCGGCATCGACCTGAACGGCTTTGTATATCTCCACACCATCCTGCAAGCTGCTGATGCGCTGTCTGGTTTCCGGGTCGTAATCGTGCACCACAGTAGATATAAGCTGGGCACCATGAAAAGTGCGCTCATTCCGAAGAAGACCCTGGTAATCGCTTTCTGTGACACTCACCCTGGGATCCGAATCCAGAAGAACGAAGGTTTCAGGATCAATGGCGTGTCGCGTCTCAATAACTCTACGGGCGTTTCCAGGTTGCTGACCGGCCGGTGGAGGGCTCCAGTCAAAGGTTTTGGTTACTTCATCCCATGTCCCCCGCTCATAACTGTAAGAGGTGACCTGCCCTGTGGAGTTCACAGTGCGGCGCACCTCGCCCAGACCGAAATGCGCCTGGCTCGCGTCTCTCAAGATCATTTGACCGTCCCAAAATTCGTAGTCCGCCGTGAAGCGCTGGCTCATGGTGATATTGAAACTGCCATTAAATAGGTCCAGATTGGGCGGCGGGCCTGGAGTGTCAGGAGGAAAGTGCGCGGCCGTGCGCTCGGTCCATGTCCCGGTGGCGACCGCGTTCCATTCTCCTTCCACCATATCATTCCCTGAATCCGATGCATTGGGCGGGAGGAAAGCGCTGCCATTCCCATCGAGGTCGAGAGTTTGATTCGCTCCAGCGGCCGTGGTGGTGATAGTGACCGTGCCTCCGTTGACGGCCACATTAATCATTCCTGTTCCCGTGAATGGGCTGTTTGGATCGTTGATGAGTGCATCACGTAACGCGTTGGCCATGCCCTCCGTTCCCCCGTTGGAATTGATGATCTGATTGCCTACATCCATCATGTAGAATGTGCCGTTGACACGGAGCGAGATCCAGCCGCCGCCACCGGGGTCACAAGTAATGTCAAGACGCGCCGGCTCCGCAGGGATCGAGGTGCGCTGTTCGACGGAAAAGACCGGGGGGGCGCTGTGATTGCGCATGTGCCATTTGCCACTCGCAGCATCATAAAGCGCGGTCTTGCCGAACAGATTGCCAAGAGCTTGGGCAAAGCCCTGTTCCGAAACCTGCTGCCGGTGGATCATTCCCGGATCATTTGGGTCCGGAAAGGTCACCGCGACTTCCGAGCCAGCCACAACTTGGTCCCCTGATAAGGCTACCACCGCTGGACTCAATGCAGCCTCCCACGCGGGACCATGATTGTACAGGTCCCAGGTCTCTTGCACATATGCGTCCGGACTGGCGGATCGCTTCCATTCCGAAGCCCAGCGAGTCGCATGTGCGACTGGATCAATTTCATCGTACCACTCGCGTTTCCAGCTTCTCGAAGTCACCACTCCCTTGATGCTCTCGATCTCCCAATGTTCGGTGGCACTAACGCGCTGGTAGGTGGTCGCCTGACTGTTCTGGAAGGTAGCGGCTGCCGGATCGGTCACTTCGTTCAGCCAAGGCCGCAAAGTCCGAAGTAAAGCCCCGGTCTGGGGATGATATTCATAGGATGTCCACGACCCATCAGGTTCCTTCTGCCACTTGAGTTTCCCAACGATCGCAGGACTTCCCGAGGTATAGTACTCGTAACTCGTAGTAAGAACAGTGTTTTGATTGGCCTTGACGACTTTGAGGACCAACTCGTCGCCCCATGGATACTGTTGATATGTGGAAGACTGGCTGCTAACTAACACCTCCTCGTTATCGATCACGCGGTAAGCTTCGACTTCAGTCGAGTAGCTGCCATTGACGCGTGGAGTTTCCATTCCGGAAGAGATTCCTCCATCCGGTGAAACCTCACGCCAGACGCGGCCGCCTCCGGGATTTACTTTTCCGTAAAATTCCCACGTCTTGGTGATTCCATTGATGGTCTGTGTGTAAATGAGGCCCGGAGGAAGACTCTGCGTTTCCTCTGTCCGCTCCAGAACATGTACCCCCAACGGTGGATCTCCCGGTCCTGCAGTGCTGCTACGGATAGTAATGGTCACCTGATTCGTCCCGCTACGCTGTTCCTCCGCAACAACGCCATTTCCTGTGATTCGGCGTGAGATACCAGGGGCCGGATTGGCTACTTCAACAAAGGTCGAAGGTTGCCCAGGTTCATCAAAGGGAAGGTTCAACTCGAAATTGCCCTCATCCAGTAGCTCAGGGTCATCCAACTTGCCCGAAAAGGTGAATGTCCCCTTCGCATATCCCCCTGAGTCACGTCCCAAGCCAAAGCTCACACCGACAGGAACTTCGGGACCGCCACCACCGCCGCCACCGCCGCCACCGCCACCACCACTTCCCCCTGGGCCGCCGGGACTACCACCCCCTGGATCATGCGCAGGGGAAATGTCTGGGACCCAAGCGACCATCTGAACGGAATCATTCTTCGGCTGATTGGCACTTGCATGCGGTTGGGGATCTGTGGGAGGCCTGCCGGGACTTGTCATAACGTCTTCTTCGTGCTCCTGCCCCCAGCGACTGAATCGCGGGTCACTGTCAGGGGATGGAGGGTCATGCGGCTGGCGGGTATCATACTGCACCGCCTCCTCCATCGTTTTATCAAGCAGATGAAAGGTCTGGCTGTCCCCTGCAGGAATGTCCTCGCCCAGATAGTCCTCCGAACTACGAAGAGAACTGGCCTGGCTCTCATAGTTTTCATCATACAAATACAAAGTTTCGGTCCGAATCCCATAGCGGTAATACTCCAAATAGTAATAACGCTTCTCATACATCGGCGGTTCGCCAGGGTCGCCAGGGGTATCCGGACAATCCTGAGAGTTATAGTCCGAATTCGCCCATGCATACAACGAGACACCACTCTGCCAGAAGGTGTCTGTGCTGCGCTTGCTTAGAAGTAGCACGGTTGGGCAAGCGCCGAGGGATACACTGACATCCGCGCCGGCACATGGCCCACTTTCGCCACCATCTTGGGCACTAAGCGTAAGCGAATAACGGCGCCCCGGTTTCACACTGAAGGCCTCGTATCGTGTGTTTGGCACTTCACTGGGTGACAGGTTGAAGTTGGATACCTCGTTCAGTCCGCTGAACTGTGCCTCTCCCAAGCCATCGAAGATCGTCCCCTTCACGATGATCCCTTCACAAGCACATTGTGCGGTGGCTACTCTCGCCACCCCCAACCAGATCAGTGACACGAGCATCGACCAGAGCAAGCTCCTGCCGAAACGGTGTCCCATTGTCCCAAGTGCTGCCCACAATGCAGCTCCACTCCTGCGCACACAACAGTTCAAGATCATAATGGATGATTTTTCGAAAATGACTATTCAAGGCGCGTGAACACACGCAGTCTCACCAGGCCATTGTTAGACTGTGCATCGGTGGGATCGGAACCCTCCTCCACCTCCTGACTGTCGGAGACACCATCACCATCGCTGTCCGCGAGATAGGGATCGGTTCCATGCTGGAATTCCTCGCCGTTTGTCAGACCGTCGCCGTCATTATCCTCCTGGCCGTCGCTCATACCATCCTCGTCCGTGTCTGCGATGACCGGATTGGTGGCCAGTTCGTACTCTTCAATGTTGCTCAGCCCGTCTTCATCGGCATCCGCGGCAGCGTCGTCGTGGCGCACGTACAGGCCCAACGAAGGATATTTCCAGCGGCCATATTGATGCTCCCAGACATCTGGCATGCCATCACCGTCGAGATCATCCGGTGCCTGCCGCACGAAGCGCGGACTCGTACCCGCCAGGGCGTCGTCATACCAGTCAGGCAGGTCATTGTTGTTTTCGTCCTCCCACTCAGGTGCGGTTTCCGGATAGACCAACGCGGCGACCAGGAAGTAAAGATCTGTCAGGCCCTCGATTTCACGTGAGTTTGTGCTCAGCGGAGATAGAAGCAGGCCCGCTTCCTCGAAGTTCAATACACCGTCGTTGTCCGTGTCTGCCGTGGCATCGTTAGGATCGCTCTTATTCAGGCCATAGTAGTCCTCGAAGACATTCGTCATACCATCTCCATCGGCATCATAGCGAACCAAGTCGACATTGAGTGCGATGCCCGCGCTGTACTGGACCATGTTGCTCATGCCATTGCCATCCAAGTCACCAAAACCATCTTCAACATTCTCGGGCAACATCCCGTAGAAGATTTCAACACGGTCTGGTATCGTGTCGAGATCGGTGTCCGTGGTGTCGACGAGATAGTAATCCGTATACAAATCCCCCCAGCCCAGACCCTGGCTCAGCTGATAGGCATTCAGTGGATTGGTACTGTAGACCACGAGTTCTTCGTAATCAGTCAGCCCGTCATCATCGCTATCCACGTCATCGTCACTGGTGCCATAGCCGTTTTCCTGGTTCTGAGTAAGCCCATCGCCATCCACATCCACGTTATCGCCATTTGAGCCGTCATACGGCCATGCGTCACTCCAGTTTGGGAGTCCGTCACCATCTTCGTCTCCCAAGACAGAGTCGTACCACGAAAGGTTGTTGGCGCTGCTGTAGTTGGCGTTGTCATTGGGAAATGGGTCCCTGAAATTCTCGAACAAATCGCCGTCCGGATCCCCAAAAACATTTCCGTACCAGGCCGTTCCATTGATCTCGCTGTAGTTGGCACCGTCTTCGGGGAAGGGGTCCTGATAGTTTGGGAACGCGTCGCTATCCGGATCAAGGAGGACGCTGTCGTACCAGGCAATTCCGTTGAACTCGCTGTAATTGCTCTCATCCGCCGGAAAAGGATCGATGGCGTTTGGAATTCCGTCTCCATCGCTGTCTTCGTAAGGCGTGGCATCCTGCCAATTTGGGGTGCCATCATTGTCACTGTCGCCCAGCATTTCGCCGTACCAGGTTATCCCATTGATATCGCTGTAGTTGGTGTTGTCCTCGGGGAAGGGATCGTCACCGTCGTGGACACCGTCGCCATCGGAATCAGTACTTGAGGGCCCGTAGGGCTCGGAGTCCTGCCAGTTGGGCACCTCGTCTCCATCAGCATCCCCAAACACCTCGCTATACCACTCGATGTTGTTGGTGGGACTGAAGTTGTTCGGATCCGAGGGGTAGGGATCCGTCCAATTGAGGAATGAATCTCCGTCTATGTCTCCCAAAACTTCGCCAAGCCATGTGGTCTCGTTGATGGGGCTGGTGTTGGTATTATCAGATGGGAAAGGATCGACCTCATTGAAAAAGCCATCTCCATCGTCATCTGGATAGGGAGAGGGATCCAACCAGTTGACGGTACCATCGTTGTCCACGTCTCCCAGCACCTCCCCATACCAAGCAATGCCCTGGGTGGGATTGTAATTGGAAGGATCTTCGGGATACGGATCGGAACTGTTGAGGATGCCGTCCTCATCGATATCATTCGGAGGTCCATTGGGCGCAATGTCCCGCCAATTGGGGATACCGTCACCATCCATGTCATCCAAAACCTCATTTCCCCAGGTGATACCATTGAGAGCGGAATAGTTGGTTCCATCCTCTGGAAATGGATCTGAATAATTGATGAACCAATCGCCATCCCCATTATCAAACGCGCTGTTGTACCAGTAGGTTTGATTTATCGGACTATAGTTGTCGGGATCCATCGGGGCAGGATCTTCATGGTTCCCTATTGCATCTCCATCATAGTTGAAATAGGTGGCTCCGGGGAAGTTGGGGAGCTGACCTCCAGGATAGGTAATGCCAGTCACTCCATAATACTCATCATGGTCGCTGATGTCATCGCCATCGCTGTCCCAGTTCGTGAGTGAGGTGCCCAAGATAGGCTTTACATAGTGCAATTCATCTCCATCATTCAGACCGTCGAAGTCCGAATCGTAGAGATAGGGATTCGAACCCTCTGCGGCCTCTTCGTCATTCGTGGCGCCGTCGTAGTCGACATCACTATTCTGAAGATTGAGGTCCGCCAGCGTAGTAACCTGGCTGGTATTCGGATCGGTCCAGGTATCGTTTTGACCATCGGAGTCGCTGTCCGACCAGCTTGCAAAGCTGGTGGGCAAAGGGCTCAGAATGACAAGGCACGTCGCCACAATTTGAAGCCAACCCACCCATGGACGGCGGAACCGGGACAGCAAAGGCTCTGGACGCACGCGGGCAAAATCAGACGGGCACTGCATAATTTTCCCAGAAGATTGCCAACGAATGGAGCAAAAAGCGCCGGCCACGTCGACACTTTTTAGGAAAAATTCTTACAATGAATCCAAATTAAACCAGGGAGGCTCGTAGTGGATTCATGATGCTTCCATTGTCCGTGCCCAGCGCTTGCGCAGTGGTCTCCTTCCGCAGAATACCCCCACTGTCAGTATCGCGCCCGTGAGGGTCCCGATTCCCGCTACTGGCCATCCCCACCCTCTGCTTGGGTTCGAAGTCGCTTGGGCCACATTCCCAGCCTTCCTTATTTCTGGCACGTTCAGACGAGAGCTCCGGTCTCCGGGCAGCAGGATCTGCCATCGAGTCTTCCCATCTGGCGACTGTCCTGAACGGTGAACCTCCCACAGTAGTGCCCCGAGTTTAGTTTCAGGGCTGACATGGAGACAAACGGCTTCGTATTTCGGCAGTTCCAGCTCCCAGCGTGCCGTCACCCAGCAATGCTCTTCGCCCCCGTCTGCCGGAGACTGCACGGGAACGGGAACGGTGGCATCCGTCCACTCCTTTTGCACGGACCAATCAGGCTCGCCCAATGGCCTGCCTACCACGCCGCGACTGGCGGGCTGTTCCTGGGCATCGGGAACCTTTTGAAGGTCGAACATCGTGGCCAACGCCTCCCGCGCCGTTTCCTGATCGGGCACAAGAGGATTGCTGCGGCACTCGACGGTGGCCTGCAGCGTTACCTTGCCGCCCGGGGCTTTTCTCTCAATGCGGGCGTATACGAGGTCCGTGTCATGGGCCATCAAAGCTGCGGGCTGCAGCAAGATGGCGACCATGACGATGCTCCACCAAACAGCGCGTTTCACTGCTTCCGATTCCACCGCAGCACGCGACCGTTCTTATTCCACTCTGTGACCAGGATGTTTCCTGCCGCATCAAAAGTGATGCCATGCGGCGAGGTCACGACGCCCTCATGCCACTGGGCTGGCTCCACCTTGTTGGTGTTGATTTCTCCTGAGGTCTCATTGGTGCCTAGCGTGATGACCGTTCGTCCCTGTTTGTCGAGCACGCTGACGCGCCCGGCGATCTCCGCGATGCACACATACTCGCCATGGAACGACGCCGAGGATGGACGGCGCAGGCCGGTGGCGAGCTCGCCAATGACATCACCCTCCAGGCTGAGATGCAGCAGGCGCAGGTTCACGCGATCACAGCACAGGATGCGGGGCTGCTCGTAACGCGGATCGATGAAGATCTTGTGGCAGTTGCTCAAGTTGTAAGGGGCCACCCGACCACCGAAGACCTTCTTGAACTTGCCTGTGGCGTCGAAGACGAAGATCCAATCAAGGCCGTAGCCGTCCACGGCATAGATGTCGCCGTTGGGAGCCACATCCACAGAGGTGAGCTTCAAACCTTTAGGGCCGCGCTTCTCTTCCGGAAAGGCGCTTGCGGGAATCTCCATCAGGATCTGGCCATCCAATGTGGCCTTGATGACCTTCTGCTCTCCAAGCACCGCTCCGTAGATGACGTCGTGACGAATCACAAACCCATGCAAGGTCTTTGGCAGATTCGGTACATTGTGGGAGTAGCTGCCATCTGGGCGATACACCTGGATGCCCGGCTTGCCCGCGGGATTTCCATCACCGTCCACACTGACGTAGATCAGCCCCTTGGAATCCACCGCAATCTCACCGTGGGAGTTTCCCATGTGCTCGAGTCCTGCCGGTGGTTTCAGCCAGCCCGCCACGTAGTCATAGGCGGGATCTCCGGCCCGGCAGGCGGCTGCTGCCAAAAAGTTGCAAATGATAGCAATTAATACGGTGTAATACATCTAGCTGAATGCAGCAGTTTCCATGCTGCGCCACTGCGAATTGCTTTGATGGCAAATTTTTCAATCCCGGACGCTTCGATCGTCCGGAGTTTTGCTGCATCCGCTGGCTACATTTCGCGAGGTGGCAGATCCCAGCGCCTGTAGTGTGCCGGGATCTCCTTTCCCAGGATGAGCAGCTCCAAAGCCTCTTCCACGGTTTTGCCCACGAAGGCCAGTTCATAGTCGTCTGTCAGATAGGCGCGGCCTGTCGCATCCAGCCAGAGCGAGCCCTCACCCCAATACCAGGTCGCTGCCACCGGAAGGAGATTGGGCAGGCCTGAGAGCACCGCCAGACGCTCATGGTGCTCATAGTGCGCATTCACGTAGTACGCGTTGCAGAAGAGCTGCGAGCCAATCGTCAGCCCACCAAACTCCGTCAGGAATCGTTCCCCGGCCTTGTGCATGGGAAAATGGAGCAGTTTGAGCTCCGCATCCGTCTCGCGACCAGCATACCAGCCGGACTTTTCCAGCTTGTACTCCAGCTCTGGGGAGAAGCGGTGCTTCACAATCCCAGACTCAGCGCAAACTAAACGCCACACCAGTATTTTTTTCCAATGCCGCGTATTTGCCCCGGCTATGAATCAAAGCTCTTCGCACGGGGCTCGCGATCGATGGTGTCTGCGTCCGTGGGGCACGTGACGAAGGGACCACCCTCCAGCGGAGCGATCCCGGTGAAGGCGATTTCCGGCATGTCGCTGGGCTTTCCAGCCAGGGGAAACTCCTTGCGCAGGGGGAAGAAGGGATAGCCCTCCCACATGAGGATGCGGCGGAGATCGGGATGGTCGTCGAACTTGATGCCCATCATGTCATAGGCCTCGCGCTCATGCCAGTTGGCCGTGAGCCAGATGTCCGTCACCGTTGGAACATTCTGGTCTTCGGGGAGCATGGCTTTCACGCGCAGATGCTCGTGATGCGTCATCCCGTAAAGCTCATACACCATCTCAAACCGCGGCTCGGTCTCGTAATGGTCCACGCTGGAAATGTCCACGAGGTAGTCGAAACCCAGTTCATCGCGGCAGTAGCGTAGCAGGGGCTTCAGGGACTCCAAGGTCACGCTGACATTGTGCTCGCCACGGAACTCCGTGGTGCCGGTGATGGCAGGTCCGAACTTCTCGGTGAGGGCCTTGACGATTTGCGCGGCGTTCATGGATGACGTGACGTGCTGCTACAGCGGCGGCTTAGCTCAGTTCCTCCACGAGTTCCTTCTTCTGGTCGAGCAGGGAAGACTCAGCTTCGATCTTCTTCTGCAGACGGAAGAAACCTTCCAGAAGCGCTTCAGGACGGGGAGGGCATCCGGAAATGTAGACGTCCACCGGGATGAGGCGATCGATGCCTTGCAGCACCGCGTAGCTGCGGTACATCCCGCCGCTGCTGGCGCAGGCGCCCATGGCGATGCACCATTTCGGCTCCGGCATCTGGTCCCAGATGCGCTTCACGGCGAGGGCCATCTTGTAGGTAACCGTGCCGGCCACGACCATCACGTCAGCCTGGCGAGGGGAAAAACGGAAGACTTCCGCACCGAAGCGGGAGATGTCATAGCGGGAGCTGGCCGTGGCCATGAGCTCGATGGCGCAGCAGGCAAGACCCATCGGCATCGGCCAGAGGGAATTCTTGCGCATCCAGTTGATCGCCGCATCCAGCTTGGTGATGACGACATTGCTCTCGATTTTGGAATCGTAGGCAAAAGGGGTGACGATGGGCTCGGGTGCAGACATGGCGGCTCCTTGAAGATCATGGTAGTCCCTGCCCGGCCGGGGGCAACCGCTTTGTGAAATATTTCACAAGCTGAGAAAAGGCTGGTCCTCGACGCTTGTCTTGCAATTGAACACACTGTTATCTGGCAACGTGAGTGTAGCAGTTGGCGACATTATCCCCTTCACCGTCATCCGGGATGGCGGATACGCTTACTGGGGGACTTTTGAAGGCCAGACGGGATTCATGCATTGCGTGGAACTGTCACGTACCAAGCCGATACCTCCCGAGTGTCATCCGCGCGTGGGCGATGTCCTTAAGGTGCAAGTGTTTCGGCTCGTTACGGAGTCACAAGCCGAACTGCCCGCGGATGTAACCCACGGGGGCGAAATGGAGGTACACTTCGCGGCCTCAGTCGCTCTGCTTGAACCGCCACCTGCCTAACGTCGAAACGTCCTTCAACCCGTAAGCCGAATCCGCTCCCCAAAGGGAAACCGTTTCAGGTCCAGTCCACCCGCTGTCACCACCCACAGCACCGGGATGCGGGGCTGCCACTCGGGGAAGTGGCCGTAGCCGTCCGTGAGGTAAATCGCGAGGGCGGTCTCGCCATATTCCTGCGCACGCTC is a genomic window of Roseimicrobium gellanilyticum containing:
- a CDS encoding RHS repeat domain-containing protein is translated as MSLIWLGVARVATAQCACEGIIVKGTIFDGLGEAQFSGLNEVSNFNLSPSEVPNTRYEAFSVKPGRRYSLTLSAQDGGESGPCAGADVSVSLGACPTVLLLSKRSTDTFWQSGVSLYAWANSDYNSQDCPDTPGDPGEPPMYEKRYYYLEYYRYGIRTETLYLYDENYESQASSLRSSEDYLGEDIPAGDSQTFHLLDKTMEEAVQYDTRQPHDPPSPDSDPRFSRWGQEHEEDVMTSPGRPPTDPQPHASANQPKNDSVQMVAWVPDISPAHDPGGGSPGGPGGSGGGGGGGGGGGGGPEVPVGVSFGLGRDSGGYAKGTFTFSGKLDDPELLDEGNFELNLPFDEPGQPSTFVEVANPAPGISRRITGNGVVAEEQRSGTNQVTITIRSSTAGPGDPPLGVHVLERTEETQSLPPGLIYTQTINGITKTWEFYGKVNPGGGRVWREVSPDGGISSGMETPRVNGSYSTEVEAYRVIDNEEVLVSSQSSTYQQYPWGDELVLKVVKANQNTVLTTSYEYYTSGSPAIVGKLKWQKEPDGSWTSYEYHPQTGALLRTLRPWLNEVTDPAAATFQNSQATTYQRVSATEHWEIESIKGVVTSRSWKREWYDEIDPVAHATRWASEWKRSASPDAYVQETWDLYNHGPAWEAALSPAVVALSGDQVVAGSEVAVTFPDPNDPGMIHRQQVSEQGFAQALGNLFGKTALYDAASGKWHMRNHSAPPVFSVEQRTSIPAEPARLDITCDPGGGGWISLRVNGTFYMMDVGNQIINSNGGTEGMANALRDALINDPNSPFTGTGMINVAVNGGTVTITTTAAGANQTLDLDGNGSAFLPPNASDSGNDMVEGEWNAVATGTWTERTAAHFPPDTPGPPPNLDLFNGSFNITMSQRFTADYEFWDGQMILRDASQAHFGLGEVRRTVNSTGQVTSYSYERGTWDEVTKTFDWSPPPAGQQPGNARRVIETRHAIDPETFVLLDSDPRVSVTESDYQGLLRNERTFHGAQLISTVVHDYDPETRQRISSLQDGVEIYKAVQVDAATREETDRHGITIRTTIDPESGETISTAKLGANGAPDIVTTSAESGFTVITTTTAGALKRVQSGTRDLAGRAVVSVDELGRAVTTSYGLGGLRVTETFADGGTCIVESYLDGRLKSITGTAVVPEYHTYVVNANGSITETIRYGTENSQRWSALTINSLGWLIEEERPSPVASAASLITTHQYNSRGQRIRTEATGVATKLFAFDLFGRPCMNGSDLNGNGVLNADLGEPITATEVGYEEEGGAWWEVIKTIETLNEASRNDFVTRVERRKLTGSASTLTQEIDSNGTITATATVLDPANKIVTTAVTTNRSSLTKISTYLNGLLVSESASQGTGTYSHEYDGLERLISTTTPSGVSRLWEYDDLPDGTIRERCKMEKVRAAGAFDSSIVALYEYYPDSAHPNAGRLKQVTEQGGAIVLSEYDSAGRVVRHAGNAVYPARYVYDIYGDLSQMHTFRGGDTQGVADITTWNRDPATGMFTGKTDAQSGAVTYNYLSNGLLHERISAREVSPGQRLKATYSYDAAGRISQLSYNDGTPSVSFTYYGDGQRRTMTDEAGMHTYAYAGPGGIASGESITGGLLNGAQISHGFDSTRRRASITWNYRGETRTTNYSYDAPGQMSSVSAFGRQADYAFHSETGRMTGVSYGVGALTDIDVYDESGRLTSKAWHKGINGPLVSRHIYGHNSAGRRESSLRENGETWGYVYNPRGELTGAVKMLSDGTTAKPAHSFGYSYDGIGNRTEILADTPGGLTNLSWSADVANAITSREHASSQWILGQANPAAQVTVDGTPASRDPSTGRFHAGATSGGAPLADFKAVTVEAVLAGAGVNGGSITVRQLGHLWFAATPEGFVYDADGNLLQDGRWTYQWDGENRLRAMETSSVAVNAGVPAQRLEYAYDAENRRIRKRVLIWKDGAWLETADWRFLYDAWNVIAQCDVSPNGAGAWGCYAWGLDLSGSEHEAGGVGGLLMVQRIKAAGASPQLLFPCYDGTGNITEYVDSESNEVVERMEYDPFGRQIVGDFTSRSSPQTSLFGYGTKYLDAETGLLYYGQRYYSPDAGRWLTRDPSGESGGLNVYAFCMNNPVNLFDDIGHVGNKAYPEDPLLKKAREERIKKEEGNYARAMENMNKKTPPYTFRKYPGSKLKTVDDFGYVHSARAFEYTLQSFKRHPKGLFWREFCGLICCAGGEYQGTKAHPGPWSGPGFRTTWNDATFQQITTVTNATGLKEDGEAWNGKKITFTAGVGLIGWGGATCRPTLNAATGASVSCKDVGQGWQPCAIYHSHNHDDPSFSKADKVLSIQYPHGIYLATQNAMNQPLVRHYQPTFGSGGQPTGGIERDIPPPQ
- a CDS encoding SUKH-3 domain-containing protein, which encodes MKHRFSPELEYKLEKSGWYAGRETDAELKLLHFPMHKAGERFLTEFGGLTIGSQLFCNAYYVNAHYEHHERLAVLSGLPNLLPVAATWYWGEGSLWLDATGRAYLTDDYELAFVGKTVEEALELLILGKEIPAHYRRWDLPPREM
- a CDS encoding NADH-quinone oxidoreductase subunit C — encoded protein: MNAAQIVKALTEKFGPAITGTTEFRGEHNVSVTLESLKPLLRYCRDELGFDYLVDISSVDHYETEPRFEMVYELYGMTHHEHLRVKAMLPEDQNVPTVTDIWLTANWHEREAYDMMGIKFDDHPDLRRILMWEGYPFFPLRKEFPLAGKPSDMPEIAFTGIAPLEGGPFVTCPTDADTIDREPRAKSFDS
- the nuoB gene encoding NADH-quinone oxidoreductase subunit NuoB, coding for MSAPEPIVTPFAYDSKIESNVVITKLDAAINWMRKNSLWPMPMGLACCAIELMATASSRYDISRFGAEVFRFSPRQADVMVVAGTVTYKMALAVKRIWDQMPEPKWCIAMGACASSGGMYRSYAVLQGIDRLIPVDVYISGCPPRPEALLEGFFRLQKKIEAESSLLDQKKELVEELS